One stretch of Lysobacter sp. TY2-98 DNA includes these proteins:
- the sppA gene encoding signal peptide peptidase SppA gives MNSTRRGPIASFFVGLWDVMNFTRRLIVNFVFFGLLILFSLLFIGAVIGGNARPILLPRTTLVIAPQATLVEQYTSDPLSRAFNKSMGGRNEELQLRDVLRALDAAQRDKNIERVLLHVDDLQGGGMASLREVAAAIARLKASGKQVVAFSEQMDQKQYLLAAQANEVYLDPMGQLTLEGLARYRQYFREGLQDKLGVDVHLFKVGTYKSAAEPYVLDAASPASKEADLFWMNDVWQRYLGDIAKARKLDVATLTNDVNNLPQGVASVQGDLAQLALNQHLVDGLKTRQQVWDLMRERGEADDDATGGFRRIDLDDYIAHLDKGLEGVVPEKHVAVVVAEGEITGGDAPPGKVGGDSASELLRQAHDDDNVAAVVLRVNSPGGEVFASEQIRREVERLKKDGKPVVVSMGDVAASGGYWISMNADRIYADPSTITGSIGIFGVIPTFSRALEKIGVHTDGVGTSPYAGAFDLTRPLDPQVGTVIQTVIEKGYRDFTGRVAKARGRTVEQIDAIAQGRVWSGAQGKERGIVDAMGGLQDALDDAAARAKLGKRGEYDVRYIEKIPTPFEKFFPGLAQSRIGMGMLRESDMARALLVKTAPQAARDLQFLEASANDRRGAPVKAVAYCFCGL, from the coding sequence ATGAACTCGACCCGTCGCGGCCCCATCGCGAGCTTTTTCGTCGGCCTTTGGGACGTGATGAACTTCACGCGCCGGCTGATCGTCAACTTCGTCTTCTTCGGCCTGCTGATCCTGTTCTCGCTGCTGTTCATCGGCGCGGTGATCGGCGGCAACGCGCGTCCGATCCTGCTGCCGCGCACGACGCTGGTGATCGCGCCGCAGGCCACGCTGGTCGAGCAGTACACCAGCGATCCGCTGAGCCGCGCGTTCAACAAGAGCATGGGCGGCCGCAACGAGGAGCTGCAGCTGCGTGACGTGCTGCGTGCGCTCGACGCCGCGCAGCGCGACAAGAACATCGAACGCGTGCTGCTGCACGTCGACGACCTGCAGGGCGGCGGCATGGCCTCGCTGCGCGAAGTCGCCGCGGCGATCGCGCGACTGAAGGCCAGCGGCAAGCAGGTCGTGGCGTTCTCCGAGCAGATGGACCAGAAGCAGTACCTGCTCGCCGCGCAGGCGAACGAGGTCTATCTCGATCCGATGGGCCAGCTCACACTCGAAGGTCTTGCGCGCTATCGCCAGTACTTCCGCGAAGGCCTGCAGGACAAGCTCGGCGTCGACGTGCACTTGTTCAAGGTCGGCACGTACAAGTCGGCGGCCGAGCCGTACGTGCTCGACGCCGCGTCGCCGGCGTCGAAGGAAGCCGACCTGTTCTGGATGAACGACGTGTGGCAGCGCTACCTCGGCGACATCGCCAAGGCGCGCAAGCTCGACGTCGCCACGCTCACCAACGACGTCAACAACCTGCCGCAGGGCGTGGCGTCGGTGCAGGGCGATCTCGCCCAGCTCGCGTTGAACCAGCATCTCGTCGATGGCCTGAAGACGCGCCAGCAGGTGTGGGACCTCATGCGCGAGCGCGGCGAAGCCGACGACGACGCGACCGGCGGCTTCCGCCGCATCGACCTCGACGACTACATCGCGCATCTCGACAAGGGCCTCGAAGGCGTGGTGCCGGAGAAGCACGTCGCGGTCGTGGTGGCCGAAGGCGAGATCACCGGCGGCGATGCGCCCCCGGGCAAGGTCGGCGGCGACTCCGCCAGCGAGCTGCTGCGCCAGGCGCACGACGACGACAACGTCGCCGCGGTCGTGCTGCGCGTGAACTCGCCGGGCGGCGAAGTGTTCGCCTCCGAGCAGATCCGTCGCGAAGTCGAGCGCCTGAAGAAGGACGGCAAGCCGGTCGTTGTGTCGATGGGCGACGTGGCCGCATCGGGCGGCTACTGGATCTCGATGAACGCCGATCGCATCTACGCCGACCCGTCGACGATCACCGGTTCCATCGGCATCTTCGGCGTGATCCCGACGTTCTCGCGCGCGCTGGAGAAGATCGGCGTGCACACCGACGGCGTCGGCACGTCGCCGTATGCCGGTGCATTCGACCTCACGCGTCCGCTCGACCCGCAGGTCGGCACGGTGATCCAGACCGTGATCGAGAAGGGTTACCGCGACTTCACCGGGCGCGTCGCCAAGGCACGTGGTCGCACGGTCGAACAGATCGATGCGATCGCGCAGGGCCGCGTGTGGAGCGGTGCGCAGGGCAAGGAGCGCGGCATCGTCGACGCCATGGGCGGTCTGCAGGATGCGCTCGACGACGCGGCCGCACGCGCCAAGCTCGGCAAGCGCGGCGAGTACGACGTGCGCTACATCGAGAAGATCCCGACGCCGTTCGAGAAGTTCTTCCCCGGCCTCGCCCAGAGCCGCATCGGCATGGGCATGCTGCGCGAGTCCGACATGGCGCGCGCGCTGCTGGTGAAGACGGCACCGCAGGCCGCGCGCGACCTGCAGTTCCTCGAGGCCTCGGCGAACGATCGCCGCGGCGCGCCGGTCAAGGCGGTGGCGTACTGCTTCTGCGGGCTCTGA
- a CDS encoding ATP-binding protein — protein sequence MSEDSRPQTDAAARSLHRLAFLARAGEQLAASLDYATTLGGVARLAIPELGDFCVVDVVEGERLHRVAAEHVRADKQPLVRALTQANPDPAASPAPAGRVLASGMTERIEVLTAESLASHTHSDAHLQLVKDIGIRSSLAVPMIAHGRVIGVMSLGVTESDRRYDAEDQLLAEELARRAALAVENARLYRSLQDELQRRERAESELRLSEQRFRAIMEQSPLSTQRFAPDGRTIGVNEAFTRLWGLSFDALAQYNVLEDPQLEEKGIAPLLRRAFEGTPTALPAIVYDVHRTLPELSTYEDATRWITAYAYPVRDDAGVIREVVLVHNDVTDARRAEARLLRSEERLNEVLIAGGLLTWDWDMATGRVECSGNAREFFGMEVGQRDDFMRTIHPDDLPLLLGVSRAAIETGEFRAIEYRLRTSNGRERWVQTRGQVEFNGNGEPVRMFGITVEVTERHRAEAATRLLADAGEALGASLDYATTLDNLARIVVPQVADWFAVDLITDDGELERVAVYHPDPERVAIANEFFRRYPPRRGAGGAWNVIETRRPEWASEIPEQLIIDNAVDAEQARMLINLQLRSYILVPLIARDTVIGVLTLVYAESQRRYEAPDVAFALDLARRAAIAVDNARLHLQLQDEHRRKDEFLATLAHELRNPLAPLRTGLALLQATDDPATAVRARTVMERQLGHMVRLIDDLLDLSRVTRGAIALQRRRVAVGDVITSALEASRPLLDAAGLTLAVDIDDADTPLDADDTRLAQVLTNLLNNAAKFTPAGGRVEVRVRRAGANVGIEVVDTGIGLAPLQIDRIFEMFERGEGSEVHGGLGIGLTLARRLAELHGGRLHAESDGPGRGSRFVLDLPVASAAQRDTTTPAIDTRSRGGRRVLVVDDNTDAALMLAALLELDGHDVRSAGSGDDALAVVDDFVPDIAFLDLGMPGMSGFELAGRLRADPRTATTRLIALTGWGRDEDRDRTQAAGFDAHLTKPVDPAALLGLLA from the coding sequence ATGTCCGAGGATTCCCGTCCGCAAACCGACGCCGCTGCACGTTCGCTGCACCGGCTCGCGTTTCTTGCACGGGCGGGCGAACAGCTGGCGGCATCGCTCGATTACGCCACGACGCTGGGTGGCGTCGCGCGTCTCGCGATTCCGGAGCTCGGCGACTTCTGCGTGGTCGACGTGGTCGAGGGCGAGCGCCTGCATCGCGTCGCGGCCGAACACGTGCGTGCCGACAAGCAGCCACTGGTGCGTGCACTCACGCAGGCCAATCCGGATCCTGCGGCGTCGCCCGCACCTGCGGGGCGCGTGCTCGCGAGCGGGATGACCGAACGCATCGAGGTGCTGACGGCCGAATCGCTCGCCTCGCATACGCACAGCGACGCGCACCTGCAGCTGGTCAAGGACATCGGCATCCGGTCCAGCCTGGCGGTGCCGATGATCGCGCATGGTCGCGTCATCGGCGTGATGTCGCTGGGCGTCACCGAATCGGATCGTCGCTACGACGCCGAGGACCAGCTGCTCGCCGAGGAGCTCGCTCGCCGCGCGGCGCTGGCCGTCGAGAACGCACGCCTGTACCGCTCGTTGCAGGACGAACTGCAGCGACGCGAACGTGCCGAGTCCGAGCTGCGCCTGTCCGAGCAGCGCTTCCGCGCGATCATGGAGCAGTCGCCGCTGTCGACGCAGCGCTTCGCGCCGGACGGCCGCACCATCGGCGTCAACGAGGCGTTTACCCGGCTCTGGGGTCTCTCGTTCGACGCACTCGCGCAGTACAACGTGCTCGAGGATCCGCAGCTCGAGGAAAAGGGCATCGCGCCGCTGCTGCGTCGCGCTTTCGAGGGCACGCCGACCGCACTGCCGGCGATCGTCTACGACGTGCACCGCACGCTGCCCGAGCTGAGCACGTACGAGGACGCGACGCGCTGGATCACCGCCTACGCGTATCCCGTGCGCGACGACGCTGGCGTCATCCGCGAAGTCGTGCTGGTGCACAACGACGTCACCGATGCGCGGCGCGCGGAGGCGCGACTGCTGCGCAGCGAGGAGCGCCTCAACGAGGTGCTCATCGCCGGCGGCCTGCTGACCTGGGACTGGGACATGGCGACCGGGCGCGTGGAGTGCTCGGGCAATGCGCGCGAATTCTTCGGCATGGAAGTGGGCCAGCGCGACGACTTCATGCGCACCATCCATCCCGACGATCTGCCGCTGCTGCTCGGGGTTTCCCGCGCAGCCATCGAGACCGGCGAGTTCCGGGCGATCGAATACCGCCTGCGCACCAGCAACGGGCGCGAGCGCTGGGTGCAGACGCGCGGGCAGGTCGAATTCAACGGAAACGGCGAGCCCGTGCGCATGTTCGGCATAACCGTCGAGGTGACCGAGCGCCACCGCGCCGAGGCGGCCACGCGCCTGCTCGCGGATGCGGGCGAGGCGCTGGGTGCGTCGCTCGACTACGCCACCACGCTCGACAATCTCGCGCGCATCGTCGTGCCGCAGGTGGCCGACTGGTTCGCGGTCGACCTGATCACCGACGACGGTGAACTCGAACGCGTCGCGGTCTATCACCCCGATCCCGAACGCGTCGCGATCGCCAACGAGTTCTTCCGCCGCTATCCACCGCGTCGCGGTGCCGGCGGGGCGTGGAACGTGATCGAGACGCGCCGGCCCGAGTGGGCCAGCGAGATTCCCGAACAGCTCATCATCGACAACGCGGTCGACGCCGAGCAGGCGCGCATGCTGATCAACCTGCAGCTGCGCTCGTACATCCTCGTGCCGCTGATCGCACGCGACACCGTGATCGGCGTGCTCACGCTGGTCTACGCCGAAAGCCAGCGTCGCTACGAAGCACCCGATGTCGCATTCGCGCTCGATCTCGCGCGCCGCGCCGCCATCGCGGTCGACAACGCGCGCCTGCACCTGCAGTTGCAGGACGAGCACCGGCGCAAGGATGAATTCCTCGCCACGCTCGCGCACGAGCTGCGCAATCCCCTCGCGCCGCTGCGCACCGGCCTCGCGCTGCTGCAGGCCACCGATGATCCGGCGACCGCGGTACGCGCCCGCACCGTCATGGAGCGCCAGCTCGGCCACATGGTGCGGTTGATCGACGACCTTCTGGATCTCTCGCGTGTCACCCGCGGTGCGATCGCGCTGCAGCGTCGGCGCGTCGCCGTCGGCGACGTCATCACCAGCGCGCTGGAAGCCAGTCGCCCGCTGCTCGATGCGGCCGGCCTCACGCTTGCGGTCGATATCGACGATGCCGACACGCCGCTGGATGCCGATGACACACGCCTGGCGCAGGTGCTGACCAACCTGCTCAACAACGCCGCGAAGTTCACGCCCGCCGGCGGACGCGTGGAGGTGCGCGTGCGTCGCGCGGGCGCGAACGTTGGCATCGAAGTCGTCGACACCGGCATCGGCCTCGCGCCGCTGCAGATCGACCGCATCTTCGAGATGTTCGAGCGCGGCGAGGGGTCGGAGGTGCACGGCGGCCTCGGCATCGGGTTGACGCTCGCGCGCCGCCTCGCCGAACTGCACGGCGGTCGCCTGCACGCCGAAAGCGACGGCCCCGGGCGCGGCAGCCGGTTCGTGCTCGACCTGCCCGTTGCGAGCGCCGCGCAGCGCGACACGACGACGCCGGCGATCGATACGCGCAGTCGCGGCGGTCGCCGCGTGCTCGTCGTCGACGACAACACCGATGCGGCGCTCATGCTCGCCGCGCTGCTCGAACTCGATGGGCACGACGTGCGCAGCGCGGGCAGCGGCGACGACGCGCTCGCGGTGGTGGACGACTTCGTGCCCGACATCGCTTTCCTGGATCTCGGCATGCCGGGCATGAGCGGTTTCGAACTGGCCGGTCGCCTGCGCGCGGATCCGCGCACGGCGACGACGCGACTCATCGCGCTCACCGGCTGGGGACGCGACGAGGATCGCGACCGCACGCAGGCCGCGGGTTTTGACGCGCACCTCACCAAACCGGTCGACCCCGCGGCACTGCTCGGGTTGCTCGCCTGA
- a CDS encoding response regulator, whose protein sequence is MDSSSPGKAILIVEDNPDIRDTFRTLFELEGFDVQLAANGEDALASLARSDEAPCLILLDLSMPVMDGWEFLDVLRSREQGAEIPVTVLSANVDANVSRDLRTRYGCRVLPKPASVDTLLDVVRSYQHAGPGPTLH, encoded by the coding sequence ATGGACTCGAGCAGCCCCGGCAAGGCCATTCTCATCGTCGAGGACAATCCCGACATCCGCGACACCTTCCGCACGCTGTTCGAGCTGGAAGGTTTCGACGTGCAACTCGCCGCCAACGGCGAGGATGCGCTCGCCAGCCTCGCGCGCAGCGACGAGGCGCCGTGCCTGATCCTGCTCGACCTCTCGATGCCGGTGATGGACGGCTGGGAGTTCCTGGACGTGCTGCGGTCACGCGAGCAGGGTGCGGAGATTCCCGTCACGGTGCTGAGCGCGAACGTCGACGCCAATGTCTCGCGTGACCTGCGCACGCGCTATGGCTGTCGCGTGCTGCCGAAGCCGGCGTCGGTCGACACGTTGCTCGATGTGGTGCGCAGCTATCAGCACGCGGGGCCGGGCCCGACCCTGCACTGA
- a CDS encoding SDR family oxidoreductase: MDDRRWRLDGQLALVTGGSAGIGRAIAAELLGFGADVMLAARDGDALETARAELADDFPERLVMAFTADVGVEEQRRELLDWVEDQGEGQLDILVNNAGGNLSKPATDYADDEWRQIFEVNLFSAFELSRYAHPLLTRHAQSSIVNVGSVSGLTAVRTGAPYGMAKAALHQMTKNLAIEWAEDGVRVNAVAPWYIRTRRTSTKLADPDYLDDVLLRTPLGRVGEPEEVAAAVAFFCLPAAAYVTGECIAVDGGFLRYGF, translated from the coding sequence ATGGACGATCGACGCTGGAGACTCGACGGCCAACTGGCTCTCGTTACCGGTGGCAGCGCCGGCATCGGTCGCGCGATCGCGGCCGAGCTGCTCGGCTTCGGCGCCGACGTGATGCTCGCCGCACGCGATGGCGACGCGCTCGAAACCGCACGCGCGGAACTCGCCGACGACTTTCCTGAGCGCCTGGTCATGGCGTTCACTGCGGACGTCGGCGTCGAGGAGCAGCGTCGCGAACTGCTGGACTGGGTCGAGGACCAGGGCGAAGGCCAGCTCGACATCCTCGTCAACAACGCCGGCGGCAACCTCAGCAAGCCGGCGACGGACTATGCCGACGACGAGTGGCGGCAGATCTTCGAAGTCAACCTGTTCTCCGCGTTCGAGCTCTCGCGCTATGCGCATCCGCTGCTCACGCGCCATGCGCAGTCGAGCATCGTCAACGTCGGCAGTGTCTCGGGGCTCACCGCGGTGCGCACCGGCGCGCCCTACGGCATGGCCAAGGCCGCGCTGCACCAGATGACGAAGAATCTCGCGATCGAATGGGCGGAGGACGGCGTACGGGTCAACGCGGTCGCGCCCTGGTACATCCGCACGCGGCGCACGTCGACCAAGCTCGCCGATCCCGACTACCTCGACGACGTGCTGCTGCGTACGCCACTCGGCCGGGTGGGCGAACCGGAGGAAGTGGCCGCGGCGGTCGCGTTCTTCTGCTTGCCCGCCGCCGCGTACGTCACCGGCGAATGCATCGCGGTAGACGGCGGGTTTTTGCGCTACGGGTTTTGA
- a CDS encoding PBP1A family penicillin-binding protein: protein MRTGLIALAVLALVVAWVTWRLPLDRALQPLPDPTLVLLDRNGVAFARRGAVKEAPVDARTLPPHVTGALIAIEDRRFYHHFGIDPRGVARALVSNWHAGGVRQGGSTITQQLAKTAFLEPDRTIRRKVREALIALYLEARLSKPEILSRYLSSIYYGDGVYGLRGAAHHYFGKEPEQLALGEAAMLAGLVKAPSALSPTHDRKAALKRMRVVLAAMVDAGVITKKQAKAVRDPRVLPSTERLTGGTWFADWVSSQAREAFDADYGEIRVHTTLDARMQKLATRVVQHWLAGEGRRVGATQAALVALRPNGEVMALVGGRDYAQSQFDRATQARRQPGSAFKLFTYYAALRSGATPDTLVDDSPITLGKWSPSNYDGHYSGPIPLRDALAKSSNVAAVRLVERVGPDAVVQAARDLGVTSPLGRDPSIALGTYEVTLLELTSAYAAFAQGAAPVTPHGLPGAAVAPSTPLDPTLRAEMLDMLWQVVQRGTGRAARLGMPTFGKTGTTQEHRDALFVGMAADLVVGVWVGNDDGTPMRGVTGGAMPARMWRDFMSSAVKLAPAGGALQAPVVAPPPARPMPEPDDESMLGGEGDVLPAPIDENAPEDLTAPEATEPPPVEEPPPGPPAAEPSPETAPPPETPPQDDGG, encoded by the coding sequence GTGCGCACGGGTCTCATCGCGCTCGCGGTGCTCGCGCTCGTGGTCGCCTGGGTGACGTGGCGTCTCCCGCTGGATCGCGCGCTTCAACCGCTTCCGGACCCCACGCTGGTGCTGCTGGATCGCAACGGCGTGGCATTCGCGCGACGCGGCGCCGTGAAGGAAGCCCCGGTCGACGCCCGCACGTTGCCCCCGCACGTGACCGGCGCGCTGATCGCGATCGAGGATCGGCGCTTCTATCACCACTTCGGCATCGACCCGCGCGGCGTCGCGCGAGCGCTGGTCAGCAACTGGCATGCGGGCGGCGTGCGCCAGGGCGGCAGCACGATCACGCAGCAACTCGCCAAGACGGCGTTCCTCGAGCCCGACCGCACGATCCGCCGCAAGGTGCGTGAGGCGCTGATCGCGCTCTACCTCGAAGCGCGTCTCAGCAAGCCGGAGATCCTGTCGCGCTACCTGAGCTCGATCTACTACGGCGACGGCGTTTACGGCCTGCGCGGCGCGGCGCACCATTACTTCGGCAAGGAGCCCGAGCAGCTCGCGCTGGGCGAGGCGGCGATGCTCGCCGGGCTGGTGAAGGCGCCAAGCGCGCTGTCGCCCACGCACGACCGCAAGGCCGCGCTCAAGCGCATGCGGGTGGTGCTCGCGGCGATGGTCGATGCCGGCGTCATCACGAAGAAGCAGGCGAAGGCGGTGCGCGACCCGCGCGTCCTCCCATCGACCGAACGCCTGACCGGCGGCACCTGGTTCGCCGACTGGGTGTCGTCGCAGGCGCGCGAGGCGTTCGACGCCGACTATGGCGAGATCCGCGTGCACACCACGCTGGACGCACGCATGCAGAAGCTGGCGACGCGCGTCGTGCAGCACTGGCTCGCGGGCGAGGGGCGGCGCGTCGGCGCGACCCAGGCGGCGCTGGTCGCGCTGCGTCCGAACGGCGAGGTGATGGCGCTGGTCGGCGGTCGCGACTACGCGCAGAGTCAGTTCGACCGCGCCACGCAGGCGCGTCGCCAACCGGGCTCGGCCTTCAAGCTGTTCACCTATTACGCCGCCCTGCGCAGCGGTGCGACGCCGGACACGCTGGTCGACGACTCGCCGATAACGCTCGGCAAATGGTCGCCATCGAACTACGACGGCCACTATTCAGGGCCGATCCCCCTCCGCGATGCGCTCGCGAAGTCGAGCAACGTCGCCGCGGTGCGGCTGGTCGAGCGGGTCGGGCCGGACGCCGTGGTGCAGGCCGCGCGCGACCTCGGCGTCACCAGCCCGCTGGGGCGCGACCCCTCCATCGCGCTCGGCACCTACGAGGTGACACTGCTCGAGCTGACATCGGCCTACGCCGCGTTCGCGCAGGGCGCCGCGCCGGTCACTCCGCACGGGTTGCCGGGCGCGGCCGTGGCACCGTCGACGCCGCTGGATCCGACCCTGCGCGCGGAGATGCTCGACATGCTCTGGCAGGTCGTGCAGCGCGGCACCGGCCGGGCGGCGCGCCTGGGCATGCCGACTTTCGGCAAGACCGGCACCACGCAGGAACACCGCGACGCGCTGTTCGTCGGCATGGCGGCCGATCTGGTCGTCGGCGTCTGGGTCGGCAACGACGACGGCACGCCCATGCGCGGCGTCACCGGCGGCGCGATGCCCGCGCGCATGTGGCGCGACTTCATGAGCAGCGCGGTGAAGCTCGCCCCGGCCGGCGGGGCGCTGCAGGCGCCGGTCGTCGCGCCGCCGCCGGCTCGACCGATGCCCGAGCCGGACGACGAATCGATGCTGGGCGGCGAGGGCGACGTGCTGCCCGCGCCCATCGACGAGAACGCACCGGAGGATCTCACCGCCCCCGAAGCGACCGAACCGCCGCCGGTCGAGGAGCCGCCGCCCGGACCGCCTGCGGCCGAGCCGTCGCCGGAAACGGCGCCGCCCCCCGAGACGCCGCCGCAGGACGACGGCGGGTAA
- a CDS encoding DUF4124 domain-containing protein, with amino-acid sequence MKSAVVLVLLAVATGFAVAAPTVVIYRCVGADGQVTIQNGSKCPKGSKEQKRVVETPTSTPARPVLAPAPAPVTPVVPVAAVQPMGETGATTPAPAAAAALLPAPALYVCLTADARRYYSETEQSAHCAPLTAVGLDGRTPTNAEACEVVDDHCEAVPEAERCAAWAERRRKAEQALTFAPEQVEQARAELAHVDAMTAQTVCGR; translated from the coding sequence ATGAAGTCGGCTGTCGTGTTGGTGCTGTTGGCCGTCGCCACGGGTTTCGCCGTCGCTGCCCCCACCGTCGTGATCTATCGCTGCGTGGGTGCGGACGGCCAGGTCACGATCCAGAACGGCAGCAAGTGTCCCAAGGGCAGCAAGGAACAGAAGCGTGTCGTCGAGACGCCGACGTCGACGCCCGCGCGTCCGGTCCTCGCGCCAGCGCCCGCCCCGGTGACGCCGGTCGTGCCCGTTGCCGCGGTGCAGCCGATGGGGGAGACCGGCGCAACGACGCCCGCACCCGCGGCCGCGGCGGCGCTCCTGCCGGCGCCTGCGCTCTACGTCTGCCTGACCGCGGACGCCCGGCGCTACTACAGCGAGACCGAGCAGAGCGCGCACTGCGCGCCGCTGACGGCGGTCGGGCTGGACGGCCGGACGCCGACCAACGCCGAAGCCTGCGAAGTCGTCGACGACCACTGCGAAGCCGTGCCGGAGGCCGAACGCTGCGCCGCCTGGGCCGAGCGCCGCCGCAAGGCCGAGCAGGCGCTGACGTTCGCGCCGGAACAGGTCGAACAGGCCCGCGCGGAGCTCGCCCACGTGGACGCGATGACCGCGCAGACCGTCTGCGGGCGCTGA
- a CDS encoding DUF4124 domain-containing protein, producing the protein MSQRAALLLMIGFAVAPSAAAPPRASSTITVYRCTNASGHLALRDSPCRAGERQEVRTMARPTDPPPGRTVTTARAPSAPPAVNVAPTTVVYRTAPRPLFECTTPDGDVYTSENGEGNPRWVPLWTLGYPIVVGVPPRPMPHRGPMPVRGGSGVAIGTGMTYATVPGGSWIRDVCHSLPPAEVCARMQDRREALDRRWFSALQGDRDAIEHEQRSLDARLGEECG; encoded by the coding sequence ATGTCGCAACGCGCCGCGCTCCTGCTGATGATCGGTTTCGCGGTGGCGCCGTCCGCGGCCGCGCCGCCCCGGGCATCGAGCACGATCACCGTCTACCGCTGCACGAATGCGAGTGGCCACCTCGCGCTGCGCGATTCGCCCTGCCGCGCCGGTGAACGCCAGGAAGTACGCACGATGGCGCGCCCCACCGATCCGCCGCCCGGCCGGACCGTTACGACCGCGCGTGCACCCTCCGCACCGCCCGCGGTCAACGTCGCGCCGACGACGGTCGTGTATCGCACTGCGCCGCGTCCGCTGTTCGAATGCACCACGCCGGATGGCGACGTCTATACCAGCGAAAACGGCGAGGGCAATCCGCGTTGGGTGCCGCTGTGGACGCTGGGTTATCCGATCGTGGTCGGCGTACCGCCGCGGCCGATGCCGCATCGGGGTCCAATGCCGGTGCGTGGCGGCAGCGGTGTCGCGATCGGCACGGGCATGACGTATGCGACGGTGCCCGGCGGCAGCTGGATCCGCGACGTCTGCCACAGCCTGCCGCCGGCGGAAGTCTGTGCGCGCATGCAGGATCGTCGCGAAGCGCTGGATCGGCGCTGGTTCAGTGCGCTGCAGGGCGATCGCGACGCGATCGAACACGAACAGCGCAGTCTCGATGCGCGACTTGGAGAGGAATGCGGATGA
- a CDS encoding Sua5/YciO/YrdC/YwlC family protein — protein sequence MSELNIATAVAVLIRGGVIAYPTEGVWGIGCIPFDGEAVHRLLAIKRRPVEKGLILVGADAAQFDAVVDWTALAPEARDRVLASWPGPHTWVVPASPAAPSWVTGGRGSIAVRASAHPLVAALCAQLGGPLVSTSANLTGQPPARDRAGLSPALIALLDGVCEGETGGRNVPTSIRDAHTGELLRE from the coding sequence ATGAGCGAACTCAACATCGCAACCGCGGTCGCCGTGCTCATCCGCGGGGGCGTGATCGCCTATCCCACGGAAGGCGTGTGGGGCATCGGCTGCATTCCGTTCGACGGCGAGGCCGTGCATCGCCTGCTCGCGATCAAGCGTCGCCCGGTCGAGAAGGGACTGATCCTGGTCGGTGCGGACGCCGCGCAGTTCGACGCGGTGGTCGACTGGACCGCGCTCGCGCCCGAGGCGCGCGATCGCGTGCTGGCGAGCTGGCCCGGACCGCACACCTGGGTGGTTCCCGCCTCGCCAGCCGCGCCGTCGTGGGTGACCGGGGGACGTGGATCGATCGCCGTGCGCGCGAGTGCACATCCGCTGGTGGCCGCGCTGTGCGCGCAGCTCGGCGGGCCGCTGGTATCGACCAGCGCCAATCTCACCGGACAGCCGCCCGCGCGTGATCGCGCCGGGTTGTCGCCCGCATTGATCGCCCTGCTCGATGGCGTGTGCGAGGGCGAGACCGGAGGCCGGAACGTGCCGACGTCGATCCGCGACGCGCACACCGGCGAGCTACTACGCGAGTGA
- a CDS encoding DUF4440 domain-containing protein yields MVPTRDAMTSDEVVAIDAVVAAFYALFDNRAGLSPELDTPHAVFARDAVIVRRDGDAVATMSLDEFLAPRRRWLADGTLLDFHEWETQSRTFVADGIATRLSRYRKQGRRDGVAIDGEGAKSLQLARTADGWRIAAVLWQDGDAVAWREAAR; encoded by the coding sequence ATGGTGCCCACCCGTGATGCGATGACCTCCGACGAGGTCGTCGCGATCGATGCGGTGGTCGCCGCGTTCTATGCACTTTTCGACAATCGCGCGGGTCTGTCACCGGAGCTCGATACACCGCATGCCGTTTTCGCGCGCGACGCGGTGATCGTGCGTCGCGATGGCGATGCTGTCGCGACGATGTCGCTCGACGAATTCCTCGCGCCACGACGCCGCTGGCTCGCCGACGGCACGCTCCTCGACTTCCACGAATGGGAAACGCAGTCGCGTACGTTCGTCGCCGATGGCATCGCGACGCGGCTGTCGCGCTATCGCAAGCAGGGCCGCCGCGACGGCGTCGCCATCGACGGCGAAGGCGCGAAGTCGCTGCAGCTCGCGCGCACCGCCGACGGCTGGCGCATCGCTGCGGTGCTTTGGCAGGACGGCGACGCTGTCGCCTGGCGCGAGGCGGCGCGATGA